The following proteins are co-located in the Mus caroli chromosome 7, CAROLI_EIJ_v1.1, whole genome shotgun sequence genome:
- the Cfap161 gene encoding cilia- and flagella-associated protein 161 isoform X2: MAQNVYGPGVRMGNWNEDVYLEEERMRHFLEKREKGELLIQRNRRVKKNILRPMQLSVSEDGYVHYGDKVIVVNPDQVLGEEAGKFMRGDLSLCMSPDEVKAQLSDDLEIPCGVSAVQTIVPMGRNTFTILSDRANNCEMGQVVVYGQNFCLGIAAGLEGKMLYLTSDHRTLMKSSLKSGLQEVTLTDEVTHLNCWQAAFLDPQLRLEYEGFPVRANEKIVIYHRHTNRALAVHRNLFLRTYFGKEIEVVAHTYLDSHKVEKPKNHWMLVTGNPRNKSNTMLDISKPITEDTRALEQAMGINT, translated from the exons ATGGCACAGAATGTGTATGGTCCTGGAGTGCGGATGGGCAACTGGAACGAAGATGTCTACTTGGAGGAG GAGCGCATGAGACACTTCctagagaagagggaaaagggagaactTCTTattcagagaaacagaagagtGAAGAAGAACATTTTGAGACCG ATGCAGCTTTCGGTATCGGAAGATGGATATGTCCACTATGGCGATAAAGTGATCGTTGTGAATCCTGACCAAGTCCTGGGGGAGGAAGCTGGCAAGTTTATGAGAGGAGACCTGAGCCTGTGTATGAGCCCAGATGAAGTTAAAGCACAACTTAGTGATGACTTAGAGATACCCTGTGGTGTGAGTGCTGTGCAGACCATCGTCCCGATGGGCAGGAACACCTTCACCATTTTGAG TGACCGTGCAAACAACTGTGAAATGGGCCAAGTGGTTGTCTATGGGCAGAACTTCTGCCTGGGGATAGCAGCAGGACTGGAAGGCAAGATG CTGTATCTAACAAGTGACCACAGGACCCTTATGAAGTCTTCTCTGAAGTCCGGCCTACAGGAGGTGACTCTGACAGATGAGGTCACCCATCTGAACTGCTGGCAGGCTGCCTTCCTCGATCCCCAGCTGCGCCTGGAATATGAGGGCTTCCCAGTGAGG GCAAATGAAAAAATTGTCATCTATCATCGTCACACAAACCGAGCCCTGGCGGTCCACCGGAATCTCTTCTTAAG GACCTACTTTGGGAAGGAAATCGAGGTTGTAGCTCACACATATCTGGACTCACACAAAGTAGAAAAACCCAAGAACCACTGGATGCTGGTTACTGGAAATCCCAGGAACAAGTCGAACACCATGCTAGACATCTCCAAACCCATCACAGAGGATACCCGCGCCTTGGAGCAGGCCATGGGCATCAATACATAG
- the Cfap161 gene encoding cilia- and flagella-associated protein 161 isoform X1, with the protein MVSVRAGCRWLSREQGAMAQNVYGPGVRMGNWNEDVYLEEERMRHFLEKREKGELLIQRNRRVKKNILRPMQLSVSEDGYVHYGDKVIVVNPDQVLGEEAGKFMRGDLSLCMSPDEVKAQLSDDLEIPCGVSAVQTIVPMGRNTFTILSDRANNCEMGQVVVYGQNFCLGIAAGLEGKMLYLTSDHRTLMKSSLKSGLQEVTLTDEVTHLNCWQAAFLDPQLRLEYEGFPVRANEKIVIYHRHTNRALAVHRNLFLRTYFGKEIEVVAHTYLDSHKVEKPKNHWMLVTGNPRNKSNTMLDISKPITEDTRALEQAMGINT; encoded by the exons ATGGTGAGTGTCCGTGCAGGCTGCCGCTGGCTTTCAAGAGAGCAAGGGGCGATGGCACAGAATGTGTATGGTCCTGGAGTGCGGATGGGCAACTGGAACGAAGATGTCTACTTGGAGGAG GAGCGCATGAGACACTTCctagagaagagggaaaagggagaactTCTTattcagagaaacagaagagtGAAGAAGAACATTTTGAGACCG ATGCAGCTTTCGGTATCGGAAGATGGATATGTCCACTATGGCGATAAAGTGATCGTTGTGAATCCTGACCAAGTCCTGGGGGAGGAAGCTGGCAAGTTTATGAGAGGAGACCTGAGCCTGTGTATGAGCCCAGATGAAGTTAAAGCACAACTTAGTGATGACTTAGAGATACCCTGTGGTGTGAGTGCTGTGCAGACCATCGTCCCGATGGGCAGGAACACCTTCACCATTTTGAG TGACCGTGCAAACAACTGTGAAATGGGCCAAGTGGTTGTCTATGGGCAGAACTTCTGCCTGGGGATAGCAGCAGGACTGGAAGGCAAGATG CTGTATCTAACAAGTGACCACAGGACCCTTATGAAGTCTTCTCTGAAGTCCGGCCTACAGGAGGTGACTCTGACAGATGAGGTCACCCATCTGAACTGCTGGCAGGCTGCCTTCCTCGATCCCCAGCTGCGCCTGGAATATGAGGGCTTCCCAGTGAGG GCAAATGAAAAAATTGTCATCTATCATCGTCACACAAACCGAGCCCTGGCGGTCCACCGGAATCTCTTCTTAAG GACCTACTTTGGGAAGGAAATCGAGGTTGTAGCTCACACATATCTGGACTCACACAAAGTAGAAAAACCCAAGAACCACTGGATGCTGGTTACTGGAAATCCCAGGAACAAGTCGAACACCATGCTAGACATCTCCAAACCCATCACAGAGGATACCCGCGCCTTGGAGCAGGCCATGGGCATCAATACATAG
- the Cfap161 gene encoding cilia- and flagella-associated protein 161 isoform X3, which translates to MVSVRAGCRWLSREQGAMAQNVYGPGVRMGNWNEDVYLEEERMRHFLEKREKGELLIQRNRRVKKNILRPMQLSVSEDGYVHYGDKVIVVNPDQVLGEEAGKFMRGDLSLCMSPDEVKAQLSDDLEIPCGVSAVQTIVPMGRNTFTILSDRANNCEMGQVVVYGQNFCLGIAAGLEGKMLYLTSDHRTLMKSSLKSGLQEVTLTDEVTHLNCWQAAFLDPQLRLEYEGFPVRANEKIVIYHRHTNRALAVHRNLFLRYTGGGRRVPYWLRDNN; encoded by the exons ATGGTGAGTGTCCGTGCAGGCTGCCGCTGGCTTTCAAGAGAGCAAGGGGCGATGGCACAGAATGTGTATGGTCCTGGAGTGCGGATGGGCAACTGGAACGAAGATGTCTACTTGGAGGAG GAGCGCATGAGACACTTCctagagaagagggaaaagggagaactTCTTattcagagaaacagaagagtGAAGAAGAACATTTTGAGACCG ATGCAGCTTTCGGTATCGGAAGATGGATATGTCCACTATGGCGATAAAGTGATCGTTGTGAATCCTGACCAAGTCCTGGGGGAGGAAGCTGGCAAGTTTATGAGAGGAGACCTGAGCCTGTGTATGAGCCCAGATGAAGTTAAAGCACAACTTAGTGATGACTTAGAGATACCCTGTGGTGTGAGTGCTGTGCAGACCATCGTCCCGATGGGCAGGAACACCTTCACCATTTTGAG TGACCGTGCAAACAACTGTGAAATGGGCCAAGTGGTTGTCTATGGGCAGAACTTCTGCCTGGGGATAGCAGCAGGACTGGAAGGCAAGATG CTGTATCTAACAAGTGACCACAGGACCCTTATGAAGTCTTCTCTGAAGTCCGGCCTACAGGAGGTGACTCTGACAGATGAGGTCACCCATCTGAACTGCTGGCAGGCTGCCTTCCTCGATCCCCAGCTGCGCCTGGAATATGAGGGCTTCCCAGTGAGG GCAAATGAAAAAATTGTCATCTATCATCGTCACACAAACCGAGCCCTGGCGGTCCACCGGAATCTCTTCTTAAGGTATACTGGCGGGGGCAGGAGAGTGCCCTATTGGCTCAGGGACAATAACTAA